The sequence GGCTCTATTTTGGCTGAGTCAGGCTTGAGCTATTTGGGCTTAGGTGTTCAGCCACCAGATCCTAGTTGGGGAAGGATGTTAAAGGAAGCACAGCCCTATATTGAATCAGCTCCTTGGTATGTAATTATTGTTGGAAGTATTATTACAATGATGGTGTTAGGGTTTAATTTATTAAGTGATGGTTTACGTGACATTCAGGATAGAAAGGCATAGGAGGGGCTTAAATGGTAAAACCTTTATTGTCAGTTGAGGAAGTTGATGTGGCCCTTCAGCTTCCGGAGGGAGAGTTTAATGCACTAGAACGCATTTCATTTTCCGTCTACCCCAATGAGGTTGTCGGTATTGTTGGTGAATCGGGCTGTGGAAAAAGTTTAACTTCCCAAGCTATTATGGGAATACTCCCCAAGAATGCCACCATAAAGCAAGGCAAGATTATTTTTCAGGATGATGAGCTTACAGCTTTATCTCAAAAGCAGTGGCAGCAGATTAGGGGGAAAAAACTCTCCATGATTTTTCAAGAGCCAATGACTTCGCTTAATCCTGTACTAACAATTGGTAAACAAATATCTGAGGTATTGAAACAGCATACAACCTTATCGAAAAGAGATATGAAAGAAAAGACCATATCTGTCATGAAAGAAGTTGGGTTACCTCGTGCTGAACAATTATGGAAAGCATACCCCCACCAGTTATCTGGCGGTATGCGTCAACGGGTTGTAATCGCGATGGCTTTAATTGGCCAGCCGAAGCTTATTATCGCTGATGAACCTACAACTGCCTTAGATGTTACAATCCAAGCACAAATAGTAGAGCTCTTTAAAAAAATTAAACAGACTCGGAACACATCGATGATTTTTATCTCACATGATTGGGGAGTTATTCATGCCATTTGTGATCGTGTGCTTGTCATGTACGCAGGACGAATCGTTGAACAAGGATCGATATCAAAACTCTTAAGTTCGCCAAAGCATCCTTATACAAAGAGTTTAATACAATCAATTCCAGATGGCGCAAGACGAGGACAGCCATTATATACAATTCCCGGTACAGTACCACAGCTCCATGTTCGGCATACGGGATGCCCCTTCGCCGATCGCTGCCAGTTCAAAATAACGTCATGTGAACAAATTTTTCC is a genomic window of Virgibacillus proomii containing:
- a CDS encoding ABC transporter ATP-binding protein; amino-acid sequence: MVKPLLSVEEVDVALQLPEGEFNALERISFSVYPNEVVGIVGESGCGKSLTSQAIMGILPKNATIKQGKIIFQDDELTALSQKQWQQIRGKKLSMIFQEPMTSLNPVLTIGKQISEVLKQHTTLSKRDMKEKTISVMKEVGLPRAEQLWKAYPHQLSGGMRQRVVIAMALIGQPKLIIADEPTTALDVTIQAQIVELFKKIKQTRNTSMIFISHDWGVIHAICDRVLVMYAGRIVEQGSISKLLSSPKHPYTKSLIQSIPDGARRGQPLYTIPGTVPQLHVRHTGCPFADRCQFKITSCEQIFPHTYKVNEQTVTCHLYAKEKEVSL